The genomic DNA CCAGTTGGGAAGGTAGATATTAAAACTTTATATCCGATGGATTTAGAGGAGTTTTTATTAGCTATGGGAGAAGAGGAGTTAATAAAATCTATTAAAAAATCCTTTGAAGAGAATATTCCCATGCCAAGTGTACTACATAATGTTGCTTTAGAATATTATAGAAAATACTTGGTAGTTGGCGGAATGCCAGAGTGTGTAAGTAAATTTAGAGAAACACAAAACTATACTTTGATTAGACACACTCAAGATATGATACTACTAAGCTATTTAAATGACATGAGTAAATACAATGTTACAAATGAGATAAAAAAGACAAGATTAGTTTATGATAATATTACTGTACAACTATCTAAGGAAAATACAAAGTTTCAATATAAATTAGTAAAATCAGGTGGAAGAGCTTCAGAATTTGAAAATGCTATTGAATGGCTAATATTTTCAGGGATAACTTCTAGGATATATGGATTAGAAGATATTATGAAACCTTTAGAGAACTATAAGAATACAGAAGCTTTTAAAATCTATGTATCAGATATAGGACTTTTATGTGCTAAAAAAGAGATAATACCAGAAGATATATTGTATCTTTCAAATGAATTAAATGATTTTAAAGGTGGAATGACTGAGAACTATGTAAATATTCAACTCAATGTAAAAGAATACACTCAATACTATTGGAAAGCACCAAAGGGAGCATACGAGATAGATTTTATTATTATGAGAGAGGGAAAAATAATTCCAATAGAGGTAAAATCTGCTGATAATACTAGGTCTAAAAGCTTAGATTACTATATAAAAAGATATCAGCCAGAATATGCTATTAAAATTTCAACTAAAAATTTTGGTTTTGAAAATGGAGTAAAGAGTATTCCTCTATATGCTGTTTTTTGTATTTAGTATTAAAAGGTATTGTTACATTTTTTTAATAGCTCAAGTAATTAAAAATGCTGGAAAGAAAGTTTTTCTTTTTGGCGTTTTTTTTTAATAAAAAAGGTATAGAGTACTTAAAATTTTTTCAAATTTCTAATACAATATACCTATGCATAAATTAATTCATAATAATCACAATAACATATGTTTTAATTTAGTCAATATCTATTTCTAGTTTTTCATTATTTACTTTTTAATATAAATATAGTTGAATCAAAGTCATTTGATTTTCTAGTTCCATCTAATACTTGTCCAGAAGAAGGGTCAGTAGTTAGTAATCCTAAATTCATTAATTCATCTCCAAAAGCATGTTTTGTAGCAACTTCATTTGGATTATTTAAGTTAGCTATTGAGTATTCAAACTCAGGATTTAAACCTTGTAATTTAACTCTTCTATAAGCACAGTTTACATCATTAAGAACTTTATAGTATCCAACTAGAGCTGTTTTTTGATCTTTAGATACAGCCATCCAAGAAACGATATTACTATTAAATGGACTTAATAAACGATAGAAAGTACCAAATTGGAAGATCTCTCTATATTCTTTAAAGAATTTTACCTGTTCACGAACTTTAGCATGTTCCTCTTCACTTAATTTACTCATGTCAAGCTCATATCCAAAAGCACCAAAGAAAGCTACATTAGCACGAGTTTCAATAGGAGTCATACGTTGAAGTTGGTGGTTAGGTGTTACAGAAACATGAGCTCCCATTGATGAAACAGGGTAAACCATAGAAGTTCCATATTGGATTTTTAATCTCTCTACAGCATCTGTATCATCACTTGTCCAACATTGAGGTGCATAGTAAAGCATAGCTGCATCAAATCTAGCTCCTCCACTTGAACAAGATTCAAATAGTATATGAGGGAATTCAGTAGTTAATCTTTCATAAAGATCATAAACTCCTAATACATATCTATGGAAAACTTCTCCTTGTCTTTCTGGAGGAAGAGCTGGAGAATAACACTCAGTTAAGCAACGGTTCATATCCCATTTAATATATGAAATTTTAGAGTTTCTAATAACTTCAGCCATCATATTGTAGATATAGTCAACAACCTCTTTTCTAGAGTAGTCAAGAACAAATTGGTTTCTTCCGTGAGATTGGTGACGTCCAGGAACATGTAAAATCCAATCAGGATATTTACGGAAAAGGTCACTATTTTTATTTACCATTTCAGGCTCAAACCAAAGTCCGAATTTCATTCCAAGTTCCTCTATTTTATGAGATAACCCTTCAACACCATCTTGTAATTTATCTCTATTTGAGAACCAATCTCCAAGTCCTTGGTGGTCATCATTTCTAGTTCCAAACCAACCATCATCAAGTACGAATAATTCTATTCCATCATTTTTAGCTGCTTTAGCAATATTTAATATTTTTTCATCATCGAAATCAAAGTATGTACCTTCCCAGTTATTTACAAGTATAGGTCTAACTTTATCTCTCCATTCTCCTCTAGCAAGTCTTTTTCCAAACAGGTTATGGAAAGTTTGGCTCATTGTATTAAGACCAGAAGTAGAGTAAACCATTACAGCTTCTGGAGTTTGAAACTCTTCGTTAGATGCTAAG from Candidatus Fusobacterium pullicola includes the following:
- a CDS encoding ATP-binding protein, whose protein sequence is MYRKIFQYLKEWKESPYRKPLILQGARQVGKTHSVLTFGKNEYENVAYFNFETDIRLKETFEENINPDYLIPILSRLSNQTIIKDKTLIFFDEIQLCEKALTSLKYFYEQAPEYHIIVAGSLLGITVNRQEFSFPVGKVDIKTLYPMDLEEFLLAMGEEELIKSIKKSFEENIPMPSVLHNVALEYYRKYLVVGGMPECVSKFRETQNYTLIRHTQDMILLSYLNDMSKYNVTNEIKKTRLVYDNITVQLSKENTKFQYKLVKSGGRASEFENAIEWLIFSGITSRIYGLEDIMKPLENYKNTEAFKIYVSDIGLLCAKKEIIPEDILYLSNELNDFKGGMTENYVNIQLNVKEYTQYYWKAPKGAYEIDFIIMREGKIIPIEVKSADNTRSKSLDYYIKRYQPEYAIKISTKNFGFENGVKSIPLYAVFCI
- a CDS encoding alpha-galactosidase, whose translation is MNIIFNEKTREFHICNDNISYIIKVLRNGQLGQLYFGKKIRHKDDFGYLIEAKNRPMTQYIYEKDYSFSLEHIKQEYPCYGTTDYRYPAFEVKQENGSTITEFEYVSHNIFKGKKALKGLPATYVESEDEAMTLEVVLVDKVTQVELTLSYTIFKDFDAITRNARFRNLGTEAVDLTRALSLNLDLPDYDYEWIHLSGAWSRERYIKTRKLEMGIQAISSTKGISSNNHNPFIALKRPETTETLGEAIGFSLVYSGNFLAQIEVDTYDVTRVSMGINPFGFTWHLASNEEFQTPEAVMVYSTSGLNTMSQTFHNLFGKRLARGEWRDKVRPILVNNWEGTYFDFDDEKILNIAKAAKNDGIELFVLDDGWFGTRNDDHQGLGDWFSNRDKLQDGVEGLSHKIEELGMKFGLWFEPEMVNKNSDLFRKYPDWILHVPGRHQSHGRNQFVLDYSRKEVVDYIYNMMAEVIRNSKISYIKWDMNRCLTECYSPALPPERQGEVFHRYVLGVYDLYERLTTEFPHILFESCSSGGARFDAAMLYYAPQCWTSDDTDAVERLKIQYGTSMVYPVSSMGAHVSVTPNHQLQRMTPIETRANVAFFGAFGYELDMSKLSEEEHAKVREQVKFFKEYREIFQFGTFYRLLSPFNSNIVSWMAVSKDQKTALVGYYKVLNDVNCAYRRVKLQGLNPEFEYSIANLNNPNEVATKHAFGDELMNLGLLTTDPSSGQVLDGTRKSNDFDSTIFILKSK